A window of the Streptomyces formicae genome harbors these coding sequences:
- the thrS gene encoding threonine--tRNA ligase, producing MSDVRVIIQRDSEREERVVTTGTTAAELFAGERTVVAARIGGELKDLAHEVRDGEAVEPVEISSEDGLNILRHSTAHVMAQAVQELFPEAKLGIGPPVKDGFYYDFDVEKPFTPEDLKAVEKKMQEIQKRGQRFSRRVVTDEAAREELADEPYKLELIGIKGSASHDDGADVEVGGGELTIYDNLDAKSGELCWKDLCRGPHLPTTRNIPAFKLMRNAAAYWRGSEKNPMLQRIYGTAWPSKEELKAHLDFLAEAEKRDHRKLGNELDLFSFPDEVGSGLAVFHPKGGVIRRVMEDYSRKRHEEHGYEFVFSPHATKGKLFEKSGHLDWYAEGMYPPMQLDEGVDYYLKPMNCPMHNLIFDARGRSYRELPLRLFEFGTVYRYEKSGVVHGLTRARGFTQDDAHIYCTREQMAEELDTTLTFVLDLLRDYGLTDFYLELSTKDPNKFVGSDEVWEEATEVLRQVAEKQGLPLTPDPGGAAFYGPKISVQAKDAIGRTWQMSTVQLDFNLPERFNLEYTGPDGTKQRPVMIHRALFGSIERFFAVLLEHYAGAFPAWLAPVQALGIPIGDAHVPYLQEFAAKARKQGLRVEVDGSSDRMQKKIRNAQKQKVPFMVIAGDEDMENGAVSFRYRDGSQENGIPVDEAIAKIAKIVEDREQV from the coding sequence GTGTCAGACGTCCGTGTGATCATCCAACGCGATTCCGAGCGGGAAGAGCGCGTGGTGACCACGGGCACCACGGCGGCCGAGCTCTTCGCCGGTGAGCGCACCGTCGTCGCCGCCCGCATCGGCGGCGAGCTCAAGGACCTCGCCCACGAGGTGCGGGACGGCGAGGCGGTCGAGCCCGTCGAGATCTCCTCCGAGGACGGCCTCAACATCCTGCGCCACTCCACCGCGCACGTCATGGCGCAGGCCGTGCAGGAGCTCTTCCCCGAGGCCAAGCTCGGCATCGGCCCGCCGGTCAAGGACGGCTTCTACTACGACTTCGACGTCGAGAAGCCGTTCACCCCCGAGGATCTCAAGGCCGTCGAGAAGAAGATGCAGGAGATCCAGAAGCGCGGTCAGCGCTTCTCGCGCCGCGTCGTCACCGACGAGGCCGCCCGCGAGGAGCTCGCGGACGAGCCGTACAAGCTGGAGCTCATCGGCATCAAGGGGTCCGCGTCCCACGACGACGGCGCCGACGTCGAGGTGGGCGGCGGCGAGCTGACCATCTACGACAACCTGGACGCCAAGTCCGGCGAGCTGTGCTGGAAGGACCTCTGCCGCGGTCCCCACCTGCCCACCACCAGGAACATCCCGGCGTTCAAGCTCATGCGCAACGCCGCCGCGTACTGGCGCGGCAGCGAGAAGAACCCGATGCTCCAGCGCATCTACGGCACCGCCTGGCCCTCCAAGGAGGAGCTGAAGGCGCACCTGGACTTCCTCGCCGAGGCCGAGAAGCGCGACCACCGCAAGCTCGGCAACGAGCTGGACCTGTTCTCCTTCCCGGACGAGGTCGGCTCGGGGCTCGCCGTGTTCCACCCCAAGGGCGGCGTCATCCGCCGGGTCATGGAGGACTACTCGCGCAAGCGCCACGAGGAGCACGGCTACGAGTTCGTGTTCTCGCCGCACGCGACCAAGGGCAAGCTGTTCGAGAAGTCGGGCCACCTGGACTGGTACGCCGAGGGCATGTACCCGCCCATGCAGCTCGACGAGGGCGTGGACTACTACCTCAAGCCCATGAACTGCCCGATGCACAACCTGATCTTCGACGCGCGCGGCCGCTCGTACCGTGAACTGCCGCTGCGTCTCTTCGAGTTCGGGACGGTCTACCGGTACGAGAAGTCGGGCGTCGTGCACGGCCTCACCCGGGCCCGCGGCTTCACCCAGGACGACGCGCACATCTACTGCACCCGGGAGCAGATGGCGGAGGAGCTGGACACCACCCTCACCTTCGTCCTCGACCTGCTGCGCGACTACGGTCTGACCGACTTCTACCTGGAGCTGTCCACCAAGGACCCGAACAAGTTCGTGGGCTCCGACGAGGTCTGGGAGGAGGCCACCGAGGTGCTGCGGCAGGTGGCCGAGAAGCAGGGCCTCCCGCTCACCCCCGACCCGGGCGGTGCGGCCTTCTACGGCCCGAAGATCTCCGTCCAGGCGAAGGACGCGATCGGCCGCACCTGGCAGATGTCGACCGTGCAGCTCGACTTCAACCTGCCGGAGCGCTTCAACCTGGAGTACACCGGCCCCGACGGCACCAAGCAGCGTCCGGTCATGATCCACCGCGCGCTGTTCGGCTCCATCGAGCGATTCTTCGCGGTGCTCCTGGAGCACTACGCCGGTGCGTTCCCGGCCTGGCTTGCGCCTGTTCAGGCGCTGGGCATCCCGATCGGGGACGCTCACGTCCCGTACCTCCAGGAGTTCGCCGCCAAGGCGCGCAAGCAGGGGCTGCGCGTCGAGGTGGACGGCTCCTCGGACCGGATGCAGAAGAAGATCCGCAACGCCCAGAAGCAGAAGGTGCCCTTCATGGTCATCGCGGGCGACGAGGACATGGAGAACGGCGCCGTGTCCTTCCGCTACCGCGACGGCTCGCAGGAGAACGGCATCCCGGTCGACGAGGCCATCGCCAAGATCGCCAAGATCGTCGAGGACCGCGAGCAGGTCTGA
- a CDS encoding 3'-5' exonuclease, with product MSRWYEGPLAAFDTETTGVDVETDRIVSAALVVQDSAGGRPRVTNWLVNPGIPVPAEATAVHGLTDEHLQRNGRWPAPVMEEIGRALAEQCAAGRPLVVMNAPFDLTLLDRELHRHRASSLAHYLEHVPMCVLDPRVLDKHLDRYRKGRRTLTDLCEQYEVVLDGAHDAAADATAAMEVVRAVGRRFAARLERLSPAELHTLQAVWHAAQARGLQAWFARNGSEESVDPAWPLRPELPARAA from the coding sequence ATGTCGCGCTGGTATGAGGGGCCCCTGGCCGCATTTGACACGGAGACAACAGGTGTTGACGTCGAGACGGACCGGATCGTGTCCGCCGCACTCGTCGTCCAGGATTCGGCGGGCGGTCGCCCGCGCGTCACCAACTGGCTGGTCAATCCGGGCATACCGGTACCGGCGGAGGCGACGGCCGTGCACGGGCTGACCGACGAGCATCTGCAGCGCAACGGCCGCTGGCCCGCTCCCGTGATGGAGGAGATAGGCCGGGCGCTGGCCGAGCAGTGCGCGGCGGGCCGCCCGCTGGTGGTGATGAACGCGCCGTTCGATCTGACGCTGCTCGACCGCGAACTGCACCGCCACCGCGCCTCGTCGCTCGCGCACTATCTGGAGCACGTGCCGATGTGCGTCCTGGACCCACGGGTCCTGGACAAGCATCTGGACCGCTACCGCAAGGGGCGGCGCACGCTCACGGATCTGTGCGAGCAGTACGAGGTGGTGCTGGACGGGGCGCACGACGCGGCGGCCGACGCGACGGCGGCCATGGAGGTCGTACGGGCGGTAGGCCGGCGGTTCGCCGCCCGTCTGGAGCGGCTGTCGCCCGCCGAGCTGCACACGCTCCAGGCGGTGTGGCACGCGGCGCAGGCGCGGGGGCTGCAGGCGTGGTTCGCGCGCAATGGCTCGGAGGAGTCGGTGGACCCGGCGTGGCCGCTGCGGCCGGAGCTGCCGGCGCGGGCGGCGTGA
- a CDS encoding HIT family protein has translation MLHHMTSEPEQQIGVGIQDAFQRLWTPHRMAYIQGENKPTGPGADDGCPFCSIPAKSDEDGLVIARGDSVYVVLNLYPYNGGHLMVVPYRHVADYTDLDEAETAELAAFTKRAMTALRTASGAHGFNIGMNQGSVAGAGIAAHLHQHVVPRWGGDTNFMPVVGHTKVLPQLLADTRKMLADAWPSA, from the coding sequence ATGCTGCACCACATGACGAGTGAGCCGGAGCAGCAGATCGGAGTCGGCATCCAGGACGCCTTCCAGCGTCTGTGGACGCCTCACCGGATGGCCTACATCCAGGGGGAGAACAAGCCGACCGGCCCGGGTGCCGACGACGGCTGTCCCTTCTGCTCCATCCCCGCCAAGTCCGACGAGGACGGACTCGTCATCGCGCGCGGGGACAGCGTCTACGTGGTGCTCAATCTGTACCCGTACAACGGCGGGCATCTGATGGTGGTGCCCTACCGGCACGTCGCCGACTACACCGACCTCGACGAGGCGGAGACCGCCGAGCTCGCCGCGTTCACCAAGCGGGCGATGACGGCGCTGCGCACGGCCTCCGGGGCGCACGGCTTCAACATCGGCATGAACCAGGGCTCGGTCGCCGGGGCCGGCATCGCCGCCCATCTGCACCAGCACGTCGTGCCGCGCTGGGGCGGCGACACCAACTTCATGCCGGTCGTCGGCCACACGAAGGTGCTGCCCCAACTCCTCGCGGACACGCGGAAGATGCTCGCGGACGCCTGGCCGTCCGCGTGA
- a CDS encoding DUF4365 domain-containing protein, with the protein MALAQPEPGALPERTVPLRGALATTACMETLQVGYLHAVAAAAGCSLSQPFPDNGIDWHVSHSAPGHTVDDEVTIKVQLKATYQLPPHPPGPAFSFTLDNEHLVKLARTPVSVHKILVVMIVPRTQEEWLRASHDRLDLRHCCYWINLAGHPVTGRRRTTVRISTSRIFDDRALCEIMTRVGVGGRP; encoded by the coding sequence ATGGCGCTCGCGCAGCCCGAACCGGGTGCGCTGCCCGAGCGGACCGTACCGCTGCGCGGAGCACTCGCCACCACCGCCTGCATGGAGACCCTCCAGGTGGGGTATCTCCACGCAGTGGCGGCCGCCGCGGGCTGCTCACTGTCGCAGCCGTTCCCCGACAACGGGATCGACTGGCACGTCAGTCACAGCGCTCCCGGACACACCGTCGACGACGAAGTCACCATCAAGGTGCAGCTCAAGGCGACCTATCAGCTCCCGCCGCACCCGCCGGGTCCGGCCTTCTCGTTCACGCTCGACAACGAGCACCTGGTGAAGCTGGCCAGGACGCCGGTGTCGGTACACAAGATCCTCGTCGTGATGATCGTGCCGAGGACCCAAGAGGAATGGCTGCGGGCCAGTCACGACCGGCTGGACCTGCGGCACTGCTGCTACTGGATCAACCTGGCCGGCCACCCGGTGACGGGCCGGCGCAGGACCACCGTGCGGATCTCGACCTCGCGCATATTCGACGACCGGGCGCTCTGCGAGATCATGACCCGGGTCGGGGTGGGAGGGAGACCGTGA
- a CDS encoding SRPBCC family protein, giving the protein MDWHRYRFRSVWELPAPPAVVYAVLERASDYPRWWPQVREVVPVDDRSGTARFRSVLPYDLVVTVRERHRDPAALVLEVELAGDLVGWARWTLTASVGGTRAGYDQEVVVHRPLMRLLALPGRPVFRANHALMMRGGRRGLTAYLSGGPQGV; this is encoded by the coding sequence ATGGACTGGCACCGCTACCGCTTCCGCAGCGTCTGGGAACTTCCCGCCCCGCCCGCCGTCGTCTACGCGGTGCTGGAGCGGGCCTCGGACTACCCGCGCTGGTGGCCCCAGGTCCGCGAGGTCGTCCCCGTCGACGACCGCAGCGGCACGGCCCGCTTCCGCTCCGTCCTCCCGTACGACCTCGTCGTCACTGTCCGCGAACGGCACCGGGACCCCGCCGCGCTGGTCCTGGAGGTGGAGCTGGCCGGTGATCTGGTGGGCTGGGCGCGCTGGACGCTCACGGCGTCGGTGGGCGGCACGCGCGCCGGCTACGACCAGGAAGTGGTCGTGCACCGCCCGCTCATGCGCCTCCTCGCACTGCCCGGGCGTCCCGTCTTCCGGGCGAACCACGCGCTGATGATGCGGGGCGGACGGCGGGGGCTCACCGCGTACCTGAGCGGCGGCCCGCAGGGAGTTTGA
- a CDS encoding potassium channel family protein, translating to MDSAADTPLTRWEQRTEVPLFWCSLLFLAGYTVRVLATGVDMIWRNLAFVLMLLMWLLFAADYVVRLRLSGQRLPRFLRTHWLDALVLILPLLRPLRLVKVYTAVQRRRDRARLSLYARVIAYAGLTAVLLGFSGALAVYHQERSAPGASIRTFGDAVWWVCETLTTVGYGDVTPVTPMGRVIAVGLMICGLALLGAVTGSFSSWLLQVFTREDEKWPPEDDGRRPPGATS from the coding sequence ATGGACTCCGCCGCAGACACCCCGCTGACGCGCTGGGAGCAGCGCACCGAGGTGCCGCTGTTCTGGTGCTCCCTGCTGTTCCTCGCCGGGTACACGGTGCGCGTGCTGGCCACCGGCGTGGACATGATCTGGCGGAATCTCGCGTTCGTGCTGATGCTGCTGATGTGGCTGCTCTTCGCCGCCGACTACGTGGTGCGGCTGCGGCTGAGCGGACAGCGGCTGCCGCGGTTCCTGCGGACGCACTGGCTGGACGCCTTGGTCCTGATCCTGCCGCTGCTGCGTCCGCTGCGCCTGGTCAAGGTGTACACGGCGGTGCAGCGACGGCGGGACCGGGCACGGCTGAGCCTGTACGCACGAGTGATCGCGTACGCCGGGCTCACGGCCGTCCTGCTGGGCTTCTCGGGGGCGCTCGCCGTCTACCACCAGGAGCGCTCGGCTCCGGGGGCGTCGATCCGTACCTTCGGGGACGCCGTCTGGTGGGTGTGCGAGACCCTGACCACGGTCGGGTACGGGGACGTCACGCCGGTGACCCCGATGGGCCGGGTGATCGCGGTGGGGCTGATGATCTGCGGACTCGCGCTGCTGGGTGCGGTGACCGGTTCGTTCTCGTCCTGGCTGCTCCAGGTCTTCACGCGGGAGGACGAGAAGTGGCCCCCGGAGGACGACGGGCGTCGTCCTCCGGGGGCCACTTCCTGA
- a CDS encoding carbohydrate binding domain-containing protein translates to MRSRHRLLAGLSATVLAAAAAVALPSTAQAANLLSNPGFETGSLSGWSCSGGLGSVVSTPVRSGTRALAGAASASDNAKCTQTVSVQPNTAYSLTGWVRGSNVYLGVTGGSSTWTTSTGSYAQLTVSFTTGASQTTAEIYLHGWYGTGTYYADDISLDGPGGGGGGDTQAPTTPTNFRSTAKTSSSVSLAWNAATDNTAVTGYDVYRGSTLATSVTGTSATVTGLAASTAYSFTVRARDAAGNTSPASTAVNVTTEAGGGGGTGFKQAAPYLYLGWGDPPSVSTVMSATGIKWFTMAFILSSGGCNPAWDGTRPLTGGTDQSTINAIRAAGGDIVPSIGGWSGNKLGPNCATPEALAGAYQQVINAYGLKAIDVDIENTDEFENEAVQDRILNALKIVKQNNPGLRTIITFGTSTTGPTWWGNRLIERANALQANIDVFTIMPFDFGGGADMYGNTVNATEGLKTKLKSTFGWDDATAYAHIGISGMNGLSDQQELTSPQIWTQIKDWANSHHIARLAYWSVNRDRPCPGGGVTSNCSGISQSNWQFTSITAGFTG, encoded by the coding sequence GTGCGTTCCAGACATCGGCTCCTGGCCGGGCTCAGCGCGACGGTGCTGGCCGCGGCCGCCGCCGTCGCCCTGCCGAGCACCGCCCAGGCCGCCAATCTCCTCAGCAACCCCGGCTTCGAGACCGGCTCACTCTCCGGCTGGTCCTGCTCCGGCGGACTCGGCTCGGTCGTCAGCACCCCCGTGCGCAGCGGTACGAGGGCGCTGGCAGGCGCCGCGAGCGCGAGCGACAACGCCAAGTGCACCCAGACCGTGTCCGTGCAGCCCAACACCGCCTACTCGCTGACCGGCTGGGTCCGCGGCAGCAACGTCTACCTCGGCGTGACCGGCGGCTCCTCGACCTGGACCACCTCGACCGGCTCGTACGCCCAGCTGACCGTCAGCTTCACCACCGGCGCCTCGCAGACCACCGCCGAGATCTATCTGCACGGCTGGTACGGCACCGGCACCTACTACGCCGACGACATCAGCCTCGACGGGCCCGGCGGCGGAGGCGGCGGCGACACCCAGGCCCCCACCACGCCCACCAACTTCCGCTCCACCGCGAAGACTTCCAGCAGCGTGAGCCTGGCCTGGAACGCCGCCACCGACAACACCGCCGTCACCGGCTACGACGTCTACCGCGGCAGCACGCTCGCGACATCGGTGACCGGCACCAGCGCCACCGTCACCGGACTCGCCGCGAGCACCGCGTACAGCTTCACCGTCCGCGCCCGCGACGCCGCCGGCAACACCTCCCCGGCATCGACCGCCGTCAACGTCACCACCGAAGCCGGCGGAGGCGGCGGCACCGGCTTCAAGCAGGCCGCGCCGTACCTCTACCTCGGCTGGGGCGACCCGCCGAGCGTCAGCACCGTGATGAGCGCCACCGGCATCAAGTGGTTCACCATGGCGTTCATCCTGTCCTCCGGCGGCTGCAACCCCGCCTGGGACGGCACCCGGCCGCTCACCGGCGGCACCGACCAGTCCACCATCAACGCGATCCGCGCCGCCGGCGGCGACATCGTCCCGTCCATCGGCGGCTGGAGCGGCAACAAGCTCGGCCCGAACTGCGCCACGCCCGAGGCGCTCGCCGGCGCGTACCAGCAGGTGATCAACGCCTACGGGCTCAAGGCGATCGACGTCGACATCGAGAACACCGACGAGTTCGAGAACGAGGCGGTCCAGGACCGGATCCTCAACGCCCTGAAGATCGTCAAGCAGAACAACCCGGGCCTGCGGACCATCATCACCTTCGGCACGTCGACGACCGGACCGACCTGGTGGGGCAACCGCCTCATCGAGCGGGCCAACGCGCTCCAGGCGAACATCGACGTCTTCACCATCATGCCCTTCGACTTCGGCGGCGGCGCCGACATGTACGGCAACACCGTCAATGCCACCGAGGGCCTGAAGACCAAGCTGAAGTCCACCTTCGGCTGGGACGACGCCACCGCCTACGCCCACATCGGCATCTCGGGCATGAACGGCCTCAGCGACCAGCAGGAGCTGACCAGCCCGCAGATCTGGACCCAGATCAAGGACTGGGCCAACTCCCACCACATCGCACGGCTCGCCTACTGGTCCGTCAACCGCGACCGGCCCTGCCCCGGCGGCGGGGTGACGAGCAACTGCTCCGGGATCAGCCAGAGCAACTGGCAGTTCACCTCCATCACCGCCGGATTCACCGGCTGA